The Prochlorococcus marinus XMU1412 genome includes the window AGTTTTATTTTTGTATTTATCTTTAATTTAGAAGTATCTAAATATTCTTTTAAAATTGACTTTATCTGTTTACTAGAAAAAGGTCGAAATCTGACGATTTGACATCTTGAGATGATCGTATCTAAGAGAAGGTTTAATTGAGATGTTAGTAAAATAAAAATGCCGTTACTAGGTTCTTCTAAAGTTTTTAAAAGGCAATTTGAAGCTGCTTCGTTTAAGAGGTGTGCATCAATAATCAAAACAATTTTTTTTTCTGAGTGTATTGATTTTTGACTAAGAAAAGTTTTGATATTACGTATTTGAGCAATTTTAATAATCTCAGATCCACTTCTTATTGTTTTTTCAAGATCGAAACTTCCTGAACTTTTCGTTGCTAAAAGAGAATCAGGTTCAATAATTAAAAAATCAGGATGGTTATTGTTAGTAATTCTCTGTTCAACATTTTCGCCTTGTGAAGACTGTTTGAAAATCTCTTTTATAAATTGAAGAGCAGTTTGCTTTTTGCCTAATCCTTCAGCACCATAAAATATATAACCATTAGCCAATGATTTGTTTTGCATTATATTCTTCAGAAAGGTATTGACTTCTTCATTCAAGAAAAAATTATTTTTTTTAATCTCAATCATTTGTCATTAGAAAAATTGTTTAGCAAAGTCTCTTTAATTTGATTAGAAATAGTTTGAATATTTTGTGAAGCAGATATTACTTTCCAGTTTTTTTGTTTGGCAATTAGTTTGAAACCTTCATTTACTTTTTCTAAAAATCTAATACCTTCTGATTCTATTCTGTCTGGAATTTCATTTTTTCTTCGGAATATGCTCTCTTCTGGAGAAATCTCTAAGAAAAAAGTGAGATCTGGAGATGCTCCTTGACACACAATAGATTCAATATTTTTAATTATTTCTAAATTTATATTTCTTCCATAACCTTGATAAGCCAGTGTGGAATCGGAAAATCTATCACTTATTACCCAATCATTGTTATTTAAAGCAGGTGAAATAAGTTTGGAAACGTGTTCAGCTCTATCCGCTGAATAAAGCAACAATTCTGCAAGAGATGAAGGCTTGTTATTTTCATTATTATCAAGAATCAGTCCTCTAAGTTTTTTACCTAAAAGACTGCCTCCAGGCTCTCTAGTTGTGATTAATTTAGACCCTTTCTTTATTAGACCACTACTTGGCAGCCATTTAGATAGTTTATCTATTTGGGTGGTTTTACCACATCCATCAATACCCTCAATAACGATAAATTTTCCTTTCATTTAATCCAAAGATAAAGCATTAATTACAACTGTAATAGAGCTAATAGCCATCAATAATGCTGCTATTGAGGGAGTAAGAAGAATACCGTATTTAGGGAATAAAATGCCGGCGGCTAAAGGTATAGCTAGTAAGTTGTAACCAAAAGCCCATGTTAGATTTTGCTTTATTTTTCTTATAGTTTTTTTTGCAAGATTTAAGGCGTAAGGTAATCCATTTAGTTGATCTCCCATTAACACTACATCCGCATTTGCTTTGGCTATTTGAGTCCCTGACCCTACCGCAATTCCTAAGTCTGAGGATGCTAATGCTGGGACATCATTAATACCATCACCAATCATTGCCACTTTATTATTAATTTTTAAATTTTCTATAGTCTTTAGCTTCATTTCAGGAAGAAGATCCCATTTTACTTCTGTTTCTTTACAACCAATTTTTTTTGCTAAAGCTAAAACTGTTTGTTTCCTGTCGCCACTTAAAATATTAATTTTAAATTTCTTTTCTCTCAAATTTTGAACTGTTTTAATTGAATCATCTCTGAGTAAATCTCCGAGCAAAATAAAGCCTAATAACTTATCTTTGATACTGACTCCAATAATAGTGTTCGTTTTTGTTTCTTCATTTTCAATGACTTTTTTTGCATCACTATCAATAATTATTCCTTTGCTGTGCAGCCATTCAATATTTCCAATACTAATAAGTCCATCAATTGACTCAAGTTCTCCAGAAATACCTTGCCCTGAATGAGTGAAAATTTTTTTTATTGGGAATAAACTTAAATTTTGCTTTTTTGCCTCTTGAATTAAGGCATCTGCGATTGGATGTCTGCTTTCCTTTTCTAAACTGGCAGCTATTTTTAATAAAAATGAATGATCATTATTATTTTTGTAATCAACAATGAAAGGCTTACCTTTTGTTAAAGTACCTGTCTTGTCAAAAATAATATGATTAATTTTTGAAGCCATCTCTATTTTATCCCCCCCTTTAAATAAAACCCCTTTTTTTGCTGCTTTACCTGATGCAACAGTTATTACAGTTGGGGTGGCTAAACCTAATGCACAAGGACAAGCTATCACTAAAACGGCAATTGATAATTGAATTGCTAAACTCAGGAAATTCTCAGCATTACTACCAAGTGAACTATGCAGTGTATGGCTTGAATGAGTTATTAATTCATGATTTTGACTTAATAAATCAGGCCATATGTTTTTTGCCCCCTTCCACCAAAAGAAGAAGGTTAAAGTAGCAAAAATAAGTACAAAGTAAGAAAATTTACCTGCAATTTCATCAGCAATGCTTTGAATGCGAGGTTTTCTAGCGTTTACAGATTCAATAAGATTTACTAGTTTTGCAAGAGAAGAATCTCCGCCAACTTTTTGTACTTTAAGTCTAAGAGTTGAATTAAGATTTAAAGATCCGCTAGATAGATTTTCGCCTTCTTTTATTTCTATAGGTTTGGATTCTCCAGTAATATGTGAAACATCAACATATGAATTACCTCGGGTAACAATGCAGTCAGCAGGTACTCTGTCACCTGCTAAAACTTGAATCTCTTGATCAGGTCTTAAAGTGTTCACCCTTATTGACTTTATTTGATTGTCTTCTGTGTAGATATTTGCCATTTCAGGTTGAAGATCTAATAATTCTCCAATGGATGAGCCAGTTTGATATCTTGCTCTTTCTTCTAAGTAACGCCCAATCAGTATGAAGCCTAACAGCATAACTGGCTCATTAAAAAAACAAGGAAAACCAGTGGCAGGAAATATTAAGGACAGAAGACTTGTTGTATATGCGCTAATTACTCCAAGAGCTACTAAAGAATCCATATCGGGGCGGTTCTTAATAAATGATTTTAATCCATTAATAATTATTCCTCTGCCGGGAAATAATAGAGCTAATGTTGCTAATGAAGCGTGAAAAAATATATTACCTAATATTGGAAAATTTATATATCTTCCTTCTGCCAGATGACCTAATCCTGAAAATAATAAAAGTAATAGGGCAAAAGTTAGTTTTTTCCATTTATTTTTCCACCTCTTTTTTTTTTCTAATTCTGCTTTATTTATTTTTTTTGAAAAGTCATTTACGTAAATTTTTGATGGGAAACCATTCTCTTTTAGATTTTCGAGAACTGATTCTATTTCTATATGTTTCTGGGTAATTTCAAAATAAGCACTTTCAGTCAGCAAGTTAACAGAAACATTTTCAATACCGTCAGAATTATTCAATATTTTTTCAACAGTACTAACACAACCTCCGCACTTCATTCCTGAAACGCTTAATTGAATGCTCTCCATATTTTTCACGATAAAAGCAAATTAATGCTTAGCTTTATATTTAACTATAATAATAATTAACTATAATAATAAATGTAATAGACTTTTTAAATAGTTATTTTTTAAATTACTATATTAATTTTATTAGATTTTGAGCAGTGCCTAGTAATCAAAACAGAGACAATTTTATTGATAAAGCTTTTACTGTAATTGCCGAATCTATTGTAAAAATAATGCCTATCGCTGAGAAAGAAAAAAAGGCATATATTTACTATAGAGATGGCTTAGCTGCACAAAATAATGGGGATTATTCCGAAGCATTAGAGTATTACAAAGAGAGCTTACTGCTTGAAGAAAATAAAATTGATAGGGGTGAGACTTTAAAAAATATGGCAATTATATATATGAGTAATGGTGAAGAGGATTTGTCTATTGAAACTTATGAAAAAGCATTAGTAGAAAATCCCAAACAGCCATCATGTTTGAAAAATATAGGTTTAATTTATGAAAAAAGGGGAAGATATGCTGAGCAAAATGGTGATTTAGATCAGAGAGATATTTGGTTTGATAAAGCTGCTGAAGTCTGGTCTAAAGCAGTGAGACTTTATCCCGGTGGGTATCTAGATATTGAGAATTGGTTGAAAAACTCAGGAAGAAGCTCAATTGATATGTATCTTTGATTTTTATTTCGATAAAGAATAATCAACAGCTTCTTTGATATTGGATATCTCTTTAATATTTATTAAATTTTGAAAATTATCATTTAGTTCCTCCTCTAGCTTTGGCACTACTATATTTTTGATCCCTAGTCTTACAGCTTCTTCTATCTTTGTCCGAAGATTATTCGATTTTCTAACTTGACCACTCAAACCCAATTCCCCAATAAATGAGCTACTTGGCAAAGGAGGAATATTTTTCAAACTTGATAAAATTGATATTGCTACACCTAAGTCAGAAGATGGATCATTAATCTCAAAACCCCCACCAGTAGCAATATAACAATCAAATTCAGATAATTTTATCCCTACGTGTTTTTCAATAACAGCTAGAATTTGATGCAATCTATTTATGCTTATTCCAGTTGTAATACGTCTTGGGTTACTGTAGAAAGTTTTATTTACTAGTGCTTGTATATCAACTGCTAATGGTCGAGAGCCTTCATTTGTAATCGTAGTCGTTACACCTGAAATGTTTTCTTTATTTGTAAAAATTGAACTTGGGTTTTGTATCTCTCGTAAACCTTCTTCAAGCATTTCAAAAATTCCAATCTCGAAGGTCGATCCAAATCGATTTTTTATACTTCTTAGTAATCTATGTGAGGAAATATTATCTCCTTCAAAGTTTATTACTGTATCAACTAAATGCTCTAGAGTTTTAGGGCCAGCTAAAGAACCATCTTTGGTTACATGACCAATTATTAGAAGAGCGATATTATTATCTTTGGCAAGATTTTGCAATTCAGATGAACATTCTCTAACTTGAGAAACCGATCCTGGAGAACTTTGCATTTCATGATTAT containing:
- a CDS encoding DNA polymerase III subunit delta', whose protein sequence is MIEIKKNNFFLNEEVNTFLKNIMQNKSLANGYIFYGAEGLGKKQTALQFIKEIFKQSSQGENVEQRITNNNHPDFLIIEPDSLLATKSSGSFDLEKTIRSGSEIIKIAQIRNIKTFLSQKSIHSEKKIVLIIDAHLLNEAASNCLLKTLEEPSNGIFILLTSQLNLLLDTIISRCQIVRFRPFSSKQIKSILKEYLDTSKLKINTKIKLEDLINSSNGSPNQLLKNIEIWNDFSDEILGKLDSPIKNSLEILEISKSISEKLEILQQIFLVNLIQTIWWRKTKNIGLVKKLENLKYLLRKNIQPRLAWEIAFLKISMEDI
- the tmk gene encoding dTMP kinase, whose product is MKGKFIVIEGIDGCGKTTQIDKLSKWLPSSGLIKKGSKLITTREPGGSLLGKKLRGLILDNNENNKPSSLAELLLYSADRAEHVSKLISPALNNNDWVISDRFSDSTLAYQGYGRNINLEIIKNIESIVCQGASPDLTFFLEISPEESIFRRKNEIPDRIESEGIRFLEKVNEGFKLIAKQKNWKVISASQNIQTISNQIKETLLNNFSNDK
- a CDS encoding heavy metal translocating P-type ATPase; this translates as MESIQLSVSGMKCGGCVSTVEKILNNSDGIENVSVNLLTESAYFEITQKHIEIESVLENLKENGFPSKIYVNDFSKKINKAELEKKKRWKNKWKKLTFALLLLLFSGLGHLAEGRYINFPILGNIFFHASLATLALLFPGRGIIINGLKSFIKNRPDMDSLVALGVISAYTTSLLSLIFPATGFPCFFNEPVMLLGFILIGRYLEERARYQTGSSIGELLDLQPEMANIYTEDNQIKSIRVNTLRPDQEIQVLAGDRVPADCIVTRGNSYVDVSHITGESKPIEIKEGENLSSGSLNLNSTLRLKVQKVGGDSSLAKLVNLIESVNARKPRIQSIADEIAGKFSYFVLIFATLTFFFWWKGAKNIWPDLLSQNHELITHSSHTLHSSLGSNAENFLSLAIQLSIAVLVIACPCALGLATPTVITVASGKAAKKGVLFKGGDKIEMASKINHIIFDKTGTLTKGKPFIVDYKNNNDHSFLLKIAASLEKESRHPIADALIQEAKKQNLSLFPIKKIFTHSGQGISGELESIDGLISIGNIEWLHSKGIIIDSDAKKVIENEETKTNTIIGVSIKDKLLGFILLGDLLRDDSIKTVQNLREKKFKINILSGDRKQTVLALAKKIGCKETEVKWDLLPEMKLKTIENLKINNKVAMIGDGINDVPALASSDLGIAVGSGTQIAKANADVVLMGDQLNGLPYALNLAKKTIRKIKQNLTWAFGYNLLAIPLAAGILFPKYGILLTPSIAALLMAISSITVVINALSLD
- a CDS encoding photosystem I assembly protein Ycf3; this encodes MPSNQNRDNFIDKAFTVIAESIVKIMPIAEKEKKAYIYYRDGLAAQNNGDYSEALEYYKESLLLEENKIDRGETLKNMAIIYMSNGEEDLSIETYEKALVENPKQPSCLKNIGLIYEKRGRYAEQNGDLDQRDIWFDKAAEVWSKAVRLYPGGYLDIENWLKNSGRSSIDMYL
- the radA gene encoding DNA repair protein RadA is translated as MSSKLSTFICQNCGSETSQYFGRCLNCNSWNSIVEEIKSKRSKYQEIKNIKNNKKSIPFNEISSEKISRFTSGFREFDRVLGGGIVPGSVVLLGGEPGIGKSTIVLQSAGKISLNEKVLYITAEESLEQVKIRWERLNQNSIDLKIFAETNLSLIIEEIKSVNPSFAIIDSIQAIHNHEMQSSPGSVSQVRECSSELQNLAKDNNIALLIIGHVTKDGSLAGPKTLEHLVDTVINFEGDNISSHRLLRSIKNRFGSTFEIGIFEMLEEGLREIQNPSSIFTNKENISGVTTTITNEGSRPLAVDIQALVNKTFYSNPRRITTGISINRLHQILAVIEKHVGIKLSEFDCYIATGGGFEINDPSSDLGVAISILSSLKNIPPLPSSSFIGELGLSGQVRKSNNLRTKIEEAVRLGIKNIVVPKLEEELNDNFQNLINIKEISNIKEAVDYSLSK